The Thunnus maccoyii chromosome 12, fThuMac1.1, whole genome shotgun sequence genomic interval tactACTTTACAAGTAATGGTTTTACTTTCAAAATTACAGAAGTATTATTtgctaaatgtacttaaagtatcaaaagtaaaagtactcttTATGTAAATTGGCCTCACACACTGTTACATtgatcatatacatatatacagagcCTGTGAAAAGTATTCACCACTcttgaaatgtttcatgttgtattgttttaaaacatggagTCAAAGGGgatttaatgtggctttttgtACACTGAAAAAACCCttatatgtaaaatgaaaataaatccctATGAAGTGATCTAAATGTacttcaaatataaaatacatcatcagctttactggtaaaatctaaatctgaaaagtaactagtacTTATAGCTGTGaagtaaatgtagtggagtagaaagtaaaatatctccctctgaaatgtagtggagtggacgtataaagaagcataaaatagaaatactcatgTAAAATACCTCACAATTGTTCTTTATTACATTCCTCCCCTGCTGTAAAGTGTACCTTTGCTAAAaactccaaaaaagaaaaagtgacaagaCCTCCAGATGTGTGGCCTTTGTTGGTGGCTGGGCTCAGTTTGACTGTGTGGGTGGAGGGCTCAGTGGAAAAAAGGTTTACAgacaacaagagaaaagaccCACATGACaaatgagagggagggaagtTCATGAGTGTACAGCAGCAGGTATGAATCTGTTCTCGGCGGTTATTAGGACtcatataaaactgttgacagcgaATCAACACTTCCTTTCCTGCAGCAGACGGGCCGTGTGGGTTTCTGCTCAGCAGCCTCCACACTGTTCACtgtggtttttcattttattaacacaATGACGGTTACAACCATCGACTCTGGTTAAAGAATGGTTCCAGGAACTTCAGTATGAATTCAGCGCTCGCTGTCTCAGTTTTaatctgtgttattaatgtgtgagagaagcagctgaaatCCTAAACTCAGAGCTGAGAAActgacatcattaaataaaGACGTTCAAACACCTGCAGTCTGCTCAGGTCCCACAGTCTGTACTGAGTTCACAAATACATTACTTAAtaagtttaaacaaatagatagaaataaaatggttaaaattgATATTGAGTTGTTGAAcatcctaataataataataataataataataaaaaatacataactcGTAGAAAAGAAAGTAGAGTCATTATAAAGAATGAAGTAGATTTTGATACAAAGAACCCAacttaaatcatattttttatatttttattgaatacaaaacacaaacaagcatataattgataattgattggTTTATTGACTGGGACAtgttgcagttttaaacatttaagaagCACTGGACCAGAGTTAGCTCGAGGCTAATTAACAGcacagctacacacagcacatcacatacacccacaatgtcaataagaagattaataatgtaaacttgtcaagttaaaagcaagactacctgcactaatgagaagaccacagatggagtttagactcaatgttcacacagctgattggtctttagtagaattttaattttttaatatatgatatatatttacaaaataacataaacatcaGATGTATTTATGAATAGAGcaaagaaatgtttctttttcagcaaaaatacaagtgcacatatacacatacacatatgttGATGTGAACCAAGTTAATTTTCTCACATATTCCACCTTgattatcataaaaaataaaaattaaatatctgtaaacttttctttgtatcttcctgtacatttgtttttagcaCTATGTGAAAGTTTACTGAGATCTACTCACAACAAGAGTGAAATTAATTGTAGGTATCAATAAACTTGGTCAATTTAGTGGATTCTGTGTCTGATTATTTAGATTATTTGAAGCCAAACTGAGATCAATGAAAACATGGATGATtataaaagacagaaactgtGATGTTTCAGTTTATTGAGAATGTTTCTCTGAATGACTTTGACAAACCTGCCACCCTCTgtataatgtattaaaaagaaaatacacaagaaagaaaaaatactgtaagCACTTAAATATCTACCAGGTAACTAATGATTCAACTACATTTTACACTATTATACAAGTCATGATTAAAAGTGGAATTAAAATAGAGCATCAAGATATTAATATTCTACAGAATTTATACTTAGtaactgtaaatatactgtatttatgtgtatgtgtgtgtatttatagttttaaGACAACTGTGTCTTAACCGTAAAATTTACAACCAAGCACAACACGTCATAAGTGACATTTGTGAACACTGATCAAAGTGATAAATGAGATGAATTGATGAGATGTGATGGTGAGAAAAGGCgagcagaaaacagtcagtcagcatgTGTGCAATTGGTGGACGGTCCCTTGTTTCTGATGATCATCAGCAGAGAGAGTCCACAGCAGTACACCAGACTCTTCACTATCAGCACTGTGtacagcacacagagcagcttcaccTGGTACTGAGACGGGACAAGAGCTGCTGGTGGAGCTGCTGGTGGATCTGCTGATGGATCTGCTGATGGAGCTGGTGTTGGAGATGCTGGTGGAGCTGGTGTTGGTGGAGGAAGAGTAGAAACATCTGAAACagaataaagttaaaaacaaattagtcagtactctgctcctctgctctctctgacagcGTCTCCAGATGAAGCTGAATCACTGCTGAACACAGTCACCAAGCCTTCATTACCTTGTTCTGTTTGGTCCCTCACTGTTCCCCCCTCGTGCTTGACGTAGCAGCAGTATTTATCTGTGCTGTTCTCTTGCTGATGgagcagcaggatggaggcgGTGCGTCCCGGCTCTCTGAGCTCCAGCTGCTCTCCCTCAGCAGGGGGCAGATCCTCCAGCGGAccgttcttcttctgtcttttccagtAGAACTGGACCACAGGAGGAGACATGGCTGAGGCCAGACACAGCAGGGAGCTCTTCCCCTCCAGGTGGGCTGCTGGGTACAAGCTCACCACAGGCTTCACTACCTGCTCATCTGAagtttgacagcagcaacaagcagcacagacacacattcacacagtcaacagcagCTTACAGCACTGCACTGCATTCAGTCTGATCCTGGAAACTACATGATCACTAAACTACTCATCAATACACCACAAACATCATCTACACTGatacatattttcatatatgtcATATATCTTCATCTAGATAAAAGTtcaagaaaaagatgaaaagatgacAACACAAAATTCTTTTCGCTAATATTTAAATTGTTACATAtaattcatgaaaaacaatataatataaaatataataaaatcacatttgtaGAATGCAGAATATTAACCATCATCATAAAATAGGAATAAATTGTGTCTCctatattttatgatatatatCACTAAACTTTATGCCATGCTTCATCATACATGAGATTGAAAAACTATACATATGCACAGCAATACAtaagtacagtatgtaatgtatcaatcagttttctttaaagtgcagtatatatatatatatatatatatatatatatatatatatatatatatatatatatatatatatatatatatatcaactGGTATCACCACATACATGTCTGAGGATAAATAACcagaaataacacaacaaagATGACAAAGATAATCCAGTaatacatagtttgtccaccagacaGCACTAACAAGctttcagctgtaaaatatcCTGCTTATTTCACACTTTGGTCACAAttctgttataataataattaaaaaaaacaaatatttaaattttgtttaatataataaattttTAACATTAGTCAAGCTGCAATTTATATCATATTAAATATATcttataaaaaacaacatatttacctCCATATATACCATAACACCATAGACCATAATATATccataataaaatacaatataaaagtCCTAATTTGCTGACATTAAATCTGTGTTCATACTTTGTACTTTCTGTCCATGTTGATGAAATTAGTGATTGTAGTTTCCATTGAAATGTAGTAAATGAAATGACGGACTGAGACTGAGAGCTTAATGAAATCAACTCTGAATCTGTATGAGACTGAAGAATCCTGCTCATCAATGAAATTTACTTAAATTATCTCAAGATTGTGTATAAAAAGTCAACAGATGATCAGAGCAGGAAAATCTTCCACAATCATTCATCTagaatttaatttctttcaggagagagagaagaagttTCATTGAACAGCAGCTGATGAGAATACAGAATGAAATTAGAATATCAGTGCTGAGTTTCTCTGAGTATTTGGAAGAGTTTAAAGATTTTAGTTTCCAAGAAACATATGAAGACAAACTCCTTTCTGATGCTTATTTAATGATAGAATGGTTGCACAATGAATTCTCTAATTATTATGGAAAATTAATGTGTAAATCCtcaagcagcagaaaataaacttaaaacttgtgcaataaaacaactgaaggaaaatgaaagtttaGTCTTACCTACATACAGTTTAGTTCCAGAGCCAAAGATCATGACGTTCACAGTGaaaaacactgtgacaaaaacctGTCTGCTGTTGAATGTGTCAGCTGAGGTGAATGAATCCAAATTATTAaccagtatcatatttcatctccatgatgtgtttctctaatgttcatatcaacatgactgtctcttcttttgttgtatttctctttatttcagcCTACTGAGGTAGAGAGAGGCGGGATCCTGCTACATTTCTAATCAGTCCAATACATGAAACATGTTGTCTgtcagtttaataaaatatgattttacatCGGGATCAGTAGCtgtgaaaaaatagaaaaataacataaatatggGATATGAAATTCAGCCGCTCTGTAGCCTGCAATAGTCAAAAGTGTCCTCCATAAAAGTCAAAATACTCTTCCTGACTTGTACTTTATCCTCAGACTGTCATTTCAAGTTAGAATCCTTTAGATTTTGGTCCTTGTTGATAActtgtgtttactgttggtaACAGCCAGTGTGTTATAATAATACATCTACTGGAGCTTTGACAGAAAAGCCTTATCAACCACTGGGGGCAGCAAACACAACTTGTCACTCTgtcagaaatgaatgaatgaatgaatgaatgaatgaatgaatgaatgaatgaacttcATTTATATACCACCATGCACAGAATGCAGCTCAAAGTACTTTACAATTCATAAGCAAGGTTAACAATGAGTGTTACTGTTTATAAAATATCATTTACATGGTTTCTTTGGAAAGAAAGTGGGGACAGCACATCTGAAAAAGtccttaaataaaaataagagaaaatcataaaagattaaaacagacaacTACAACGGCGTATTAGGGCCAtcagaggttaaaaaaaaaagttactggGCCAGCGGAAAGGGGGGTAATATTCTGAGAAAAAACTCAGAAATTTGAATAATCTCTGAGATTAtaaagtcaagaaaaaaaatctgaaattctTGGAGATTAAAGTCagaaatttacaagaaaaaaacttgGAGAAATTGTTTTTGATCATCTGTCATATTTCTGTAGGGGAGAGCGGGGATTGTTGTAACACTTTCAATTTCTCCAATCAGGAACAAGTTACAAATCACCTGATTCACTCTGCACATGCTCAATTTAGTCCTTGTTCCACATGTGAGGAAGTAACACCCTGCAGCAGACACAGCtgatttataaagaaaaaaataattttgaggtaagaaagtaatttttttttacttcatttatttttgtgacaGCATTGCCTGCTTTGTAGATAAACTCATCAAACTTAAATCATGTtaattatgtgtctgtgtagataTCTTTCATGCCAGTTGTTAGTGCTGATGTTTTAGTTGTTAGCTGTAAGGTAAGCTAGTTCATGGCTACAAGAGTCTGGGTTAGTTGTAACaacatgtgaaaaaatgttgcaaCCTACTCTAAGTAAAAAattaactgtatttttatgtttactgCACCTGGAAGAGAGACTGAAAGGGGGGTAACTCAACATTTTGAAGAGAGCATCAAATGATGTaaaagagcagagaaagaaGATTGGGTTTAGTGTATGACCTGTAGTCTGTGGGTCCATGAAGCCTGCACTCCAGGAGTGCCATACATTTATCACCACTGTGACTCCGACGGTGACTAACGTACttggcacacacagacacactcacacagaaacacactaatGTTCAATTGATGACGCTGgtgcacatttgcacatttttttcagttttattattatgttcaaATGTtagtgtgacacacacacacacacacacacacacacacacacacacacacaaacacatcccaGTAATGTTAAAAGTTATTGAAGTGTTGAATAAAAAGTTTTCAATATCTTAAGTATTTGTCATAATCCTTATTTCATAATGTTACATTTCACCCCAGGGTATGTTACAACTAACTCAGACTATGGGGTCAATTGTAACATTTCACTCCTTGTATTTGAGACTAAACcatgcattttctgtttgtgttgcagagataacAGCTATAGCATTTAATAGCAGACACATGTCACTAGTTTGCATCACATTTTGAATCTATTGGTTTAAAAGAGCTCCATGctacagacagaaatgtcaaaaatgttacAACCATCCCCGGCCTCCCCTACCACAAATATCATTTGAATTGGCCGTAGATGTAACCAGTGATATTCTTACATCGGTCCATTGTGTTGTAGTTCCTGATACATAAAAGCCATCACCATCATCCAAATCACTATGTTGTTTTCATCTGAATAGACCCAGTTCACTGCAATGTCTCTTCAAAGTCAGGATGCTTCTGATAATATGGTGATGCTGGGCTAAAATCATATGTATTTCCTTATTACTAAATAAGTAAGAAAGTATAATTTGATTAGGTCATCCACCGCAGCATTGTTTCTCACCCCGTGGTCCGCAGACCCCGAGTGGTCCATGGTGTAATTGCAAGGGGTCtgtcaaacaataaaatatatatatttaaaaagatgCTATGGCCTTTATAGACATATATATGTCCTCATAGTGACGTgagcctttatttacctcaactgcagaaggtaccaggcctttatttctgattccctctgtttgataagtatagTAATTgatcatattttagtacgaagCCTCATTTTGATCCACTCTCGTTTGCCCTGCATTACGCTGTTAATAacaactcaacacttcctgtatCCATTTTAAATAGTTTCAGTGGACAGAAACCCTTAATTTCTTAACAAGGCTTTTATtatgaaacatctgcaggaacGTGGTGTGGAAAACTTGTTTACTCACAAGGTTCAGCATACACTTGAAATGtagctacaaacacacaaacaagcacaaagaagaagtggaaaaacgacttttattattaattattaattagcAACATGGAGAAATgactaaaactaaacaaacgGTTGTCTATTTTGGACACTGGTCAAACAGACTCTGGTCCACGTGAGAAGAAAACCAACACCGAGAGCAAAGAGAGGCAATATAAAAAGCATTACATCATCTTCATATTGATAGTGTATACATATGCTGTTTAATGCAGTTGTATTACAATAaacaacccagtctcacattaaaatgtataatagctacgttggtccacagcgcaaaatgtattatttacaaTAACAGCTCTAAAATAGTGAGATGCCTACGACTTCTTTGGCCTATTCTTTTTTATCGGCCTGCATCCACGTCACGTTACTGTCAAGTTTCTATCTGCTTAAACAAAAAGTCATGgctgccattccttttattctcagtggaaaatgtaatatattaaaatgtcttttgataacatttccagtgagaaatgtgcatttcacTTTCATAATccttcattcagtgaatgtatatgatgtttagtatGTTGGTTATTATGGAGATTCTTGCAGGCTTTctgttgttgctatggtggttgctatggagcTGCTGAAtgattgtctttgtgttgtgtgggTATCTgggctgttatgttatttgtgttgttttatgtaactGTATGATGATGAtcttacaataaaaatgtagattttagagCTTCCCAGGAATTAACTGAaattgaaatccagaatttgaagctttgcaaTTAGCTGACTGCAGGACCCGTCACtcggaagtattttcctcactgtcaccgtgttacagttttcttttaatgatatctttaacatttctcaacacaaaaacatgaaagtgttcttgataactcaacaatacgaTAGCTTAGTGTTATGGACAGAAATATTGCTGTTCCTGGCACCATATCAGTTTCCCCCGTGGTTAACGTAGACTTTTCAAAGTCTTGTTACCATAGAAACCTCTGTGAGATCTGTTCTAGTTGCAGGGAAGTTACTGCAATTGTTAACATATTGGTAAGCATTCAGGAGGCAGTTTAATACATGAATGATGTGGctgaacaaacattttgaatccATAACAAACAAACTCCTTAAACACAGTTTGAAGCGCTACATAACTCCTGCCGACACTGAACACCAACCAAAAACCCCATTTCTAGAATACTAGCTAGAATATCTGcaataaaccaacatctttactttgTCTTAATATACATCATCcagatgcagtgtaattactagtttggctgtactagatatttgatatattcagtagatatTTTTACTCTCCTATGTTACAACCCTACTTTGCAACCCAGAAGAACTACAGCTATGGTGTagatttgtatcaagctgcatggTGCGGCTCCAGGGaactgtagttttaaaaaatattagtaAGTTGTAAATAcaatagacaaaaaaacaatactgctgacaatctagtacattactacaggcttggaggaaggcctgaagtGCTTGGGTTGGAGTTAGGGCTGAAAACCTGTTCTCATTCATGCATAGGCTACTAGTTACTGGACCCTCACACCAAGAGATTCATGAGCAGCAGCGGGCGCTTTGgtcgctggctgctcactgccAACCCCCTAGCAGTGGTCGGCGGGGGGCGGGTCATTCAACACTGCAGACATCATGTTCAGTTGTGGACAATATCAAGTTTGTAGTAGAGCTATTTGTCAGGCCAGCCGTGAACTTGACAGggatgataaaatatacaatttttCATGCTTCTACTGTGTATTATTTAGTAAGAAAAATGTGCCTAGtctatatttctgtcatttgaaaaataaaaattgttttactttcaaaatCATGTTGTTGGCCGAGTATCCTATGGAATAAAGCATTATAGGCTAGTTTtgttacagtaaacaaacaatgaCGAATCGTACAGCTCTGGGAAACTGGAGACCGCAATGATCAATTTCTCTTCCATTGTCAATATGGTATGGAACAGATGTTTGCTAGGAACTTTAGTACAGTGGTTGCTGTAGGAAGAAAATCAAATCCCAATCTGCAATTGGTTGGTGTTTCAGCGGTGTCGCTGCTAATTTGCATAAAATTAAACTCTGCTCAACTTCAACTTGTCGTTCTTGGTGCTGGCATCACGTTGCTCACTGCTGCCAAGGCGTCTGAAGCCCTTCATCGCCAGCTTTCACTGAAAATGAATGACCGCCagctgcttttgttgtttttgaatcTTTGAGTGTGAATGCACAGTTATACAACCCTGGagattgttttgtgtctttatgattcttggttttgggattttatgtcagcatgacatacagtaggcaattcaatcagaatctgttttatagccaatgcaagcatacaaagaatgtgtcttggcgtttgctcccaaaaaatgcaacacagaagaataaaaatagataataataatgaaataaacaaagtaatattaaaattaaattacaattttaaaatctatttacagaatggaatagtaatagtttagaaatgggatataaaacttgaaacaTTGAcagtacaaaggaaatatggactgagCTCTGGACAAAGagatgaagtgtatgaaatatatgaaggttACAAGAGCAAAGATCAAATGTGACATGTCCATAAATAATTTCATTATCTAACAGTGGAGGATGAATGCAATGCACGATCTAAAGTCcaatttgatgaaatatatgaaaatgacaAGTGCAaggattaaatgagggatgtgaaatgtaaagtccagtttgataaccccGTCTCCATCCTGCTTATGTGgcaacagctgtgtgtgtgtgttgtgtaacaCTGAGCAGCCATGATACACCGTGTGAAACGGAATGAACCGAATTCACCGTGACGTCATAGAAAACTGGGGAGGTGTGGAGGGTAGAGGAACTTGCTCTGTTAGTAAAGCATTTTTGTTGTCAAAACTATTTCGACAGGCAACATCTCATTAAGAATATAAACAGCATGGTGGGAGGGGGCGGAAAACCTCATTGTCATGTTGTATGGGGCGGCTGGAGAACACAGCCCTGGCCATTGAGACACTTCTTCCCATAGACATTCATTTCTGTGCTGTCGGTCCAAGTGTGAGCCTCCTGCTGCCGTGAAGCCTGTCAGAGCTCATGTCAATGCACTCACGTTCCTCAGTCACAagcacagactgtaaaaaatatagacGTAGTCACCttgacgtcacccattggtttgcaaaCTGTCAATTTGAAGCCTCAagtgtagcgatttgaccatcgccacCTTGGATTTGGTGGtcaccatgtttgatttttggagccagaagagACCGTATTTGGATTAGAGGGTTGAGCTGATCATAGCGCCTGCTGCTAGCTCTGTTAGCACGGTGCGTTTACATTCTATGTTTAACAGTGATCATGCTAATGtcaatgctaatttttgctccaaaaaacaggcctaaaaccgttaaaacaaaatcaactcaatgggtcttttattaaaaccaaacactgaacaagacttttttaggcgatCGCAATGTTAAGTTAACTTTAGTGaagtgaaaacacactgtgaaatagcagcagctaggCCTATGGTTACATTACGCAAGCAACTTTGTCGCCATGGTAGCgccttgtcaatcacaacatagccacGACCTGtagcataccctgctttattgtcaaatttaaatgaaatgcgaccataatttacaaaatgaacatcatgctgtattgaagaagacttgaaactagcaattgaggCCATAAACTCaatacagtttactgaggtaataaagcAAGAGaaaagtagggtcattttctcatggacttccatacaatcaaacttctttttgcagccagtcgagtcgccccctgatggtcattagatagaatgcaggtttttggcacttccgcattggcttcacttttcagccctggaggttggCCATTGGTCACAAGGTAGGCGGGGTTGCCATGCCTCTGTCAAGGTAGCCTGGGTGGCTGGAGCTGTGGATGCTCTCTCCTCCTCGCCATCGCTTTGTTACGCCTCACCTCATCTCTGATGGTAAGCGAGCAACAGATGAAGGTTAAGCTGCGACTTCTCCAGTTGTTTAAAGCACTGAGTAACCAATGAAATGGATCTGAAGAGTCCTTCAGAGGTGACAGGGACTCCCAGGAACTCATCCCAGTCCCTCTTGGGAATGGCAGCAATTCCCAGCTACATGTGATGAGAGCCTACTGCCCAACATGACCCGCCGCGATCATCTCTCAGCTGAGAAATCATCTTTCTGAGGATGATTGTAACTTATATCTATCTCACCATCCCTCCTGTCAATCAAGAATCACTctgaatgtttctgtgtcttttttctggTACCAGAATACATGACCACCATCACACTGGTCAGTCCCTCAACAGCTGAAGGAGACTTTTTCACCAGCTCTCCTTTTCCAAACTGactgaattaaaaacaaaacactgcaatTGTGTTCAGATTGAGGACGAACTGAGGCTGTTTATCCAGAACTAGTAATTAATTACTAGTTTAATTAACTGTAATTATAGTTATCTATCTTATCTATGAGCTACATACGTATTCCAGTGCTGCAGGTACCCTTAGGGTTGAAATGGTACAAATTTgatctttcttttgttttaaatgactttGTTGTCTCTCTGTTAGTCAAAAGATTCACTTCTGACCTCTTAAAGACCAATATTGTACTTTTGAGGGAACATTCTTCAAACATGTACCTGTGAGTACAGAACTGTTCTTGTCTTGTACCTCCATTTTTGATTGTGTACTCAGTCAAATCTACACCCATGATTTACATAAGTGACATTATATTATGAAATCTGCTGACAGATGTATAAGGAAGAGCACAAGAaggtttttattgtgaagaagcAACAGGAAGTTTTTGCATTTAGAGCAG includes:
- the LOC121908929 gene encoding uncharacterized protein LOC121908929, whose amino-acid sequence is MLFLPAAALCCLCSALVAMAADLIQDDLTLTRIAGETVSFSCGGTDQCNDNYVYWYQKKDKETFRRILYINKNTGVIGGSYNHPQKDDFSPVNKGKGCEVKIQTVKLSHSATYYCSCWKDVFFTVNVMIFGSGTKLYVDEQVVKPVVSLYPAAHLEGKSSLLCLASAMSPPVVQFYWKRQKKNGPLEDLPPAEGEQLELREPGRTASILLLHQQENSTDKYCCYVKHEGGTVRDQTEQDVSTLPPPTPAPPASPTPAPSADPSADPPAAPPAALVPSQYQVKLLCVLYTVLIVKSLVYCCGLSLLMIIRNKGPSTNCTHAD